A portion of the Osmia lignaria lignaria isolate PbOS001 chromosome 15, iyOsmLign1, whole genome shotgun sequence genome contains these proteins:
- the LOC117612090 gene encoding bestrophin-2 isoform X1: protein MTVTYTAEVATCRGLGCFLKLLLRWRASIYKLVWLDLALFLFIYYSLSSIYRLLLDEHQKKIFEAVVAYCNEYSDLIPLSFVLGFYVSIVMTRWWNQYMVIPWPDSIAVFVSATIHGNDERGRLMRRTIVRYVCVCLTLVLAMVSPRVKKRFPTLEHFVETGLLLENELVIFQSLNTKFPKPSKHWLPIVWASSIVTRARKEGRIRDDFAVKTLIDELNKFRGLCGSLMHYDTISIPLVYTQVVTLAVYTYFLTSVMGRQWVQNSSTSTIDLYFPVFTTLQFFFYMGWLKVAETLINPFGEDDDDFEVNWIIDRNLQVSYLIVDEMHHEHPELIRDQYWDEIFPTELPYTAAAQPFREEHPQPSTAGIQLSAAQQELQPSSVRIDEMAGDYQQKFQPDVADDAASGIHFTATGKMSRSTTESGKIARSASRVSTRDRTLSGGSTPSNLGGSLTRVNSVTSVLKRLFSKEDRPDGGVSSGIKTPGRLANSSSSASLQNRLVGPGGSMRIGVIKEEADEQMTLTSMKSDKRPHVQSIFSPGPPPPTAPMAVPGTEYCRNGEIFSTSAPATGVADNGESANERRYIPGPRTQRSTQSARSSIAYEPATSYPGSGIADDLISTRSSSCATTDSDDEFTKLKTEREKQRREKVVRRLARSTSGHNNLISGHSASTLDGEHLLLSELAHTSRLSMGQEDLDDKIESDRL from the exons ATGACAGTCACTTACACTGCCGAAGTTGCTACCTGTAGAGGTCTCGGTTGCTTTCTAAAATTACTCCTAAG ATGGCGAGCAAGCATATACAAGCTAGTCTGGTTGGACCTAGCTCTGTTCCTCTTCATATATTATTCTCTATCGAGCATATATCGATTGCTGTTGGACGAGCATCAAAAGAAGATCTTCGAGGCGGTGGTGGCGTATTGCAACGAGTACAGCGACCTAATACCACTGTCCTTCGTCTTGGGTTTCTACGTCAGTATCGTTATGACCCGATGGTGGAATCAATACATGGTGATACCCTGGCCAGACTCGATCGCAGTTTTCGTGTCAGCCACCATTCACGGGAACGACGAAAGGGGTCGACTAATGCGTCGAACCATCGTCAG GTACGTCTGCGTTTGTTTGACATTGGTGCTAGCGATGGTTTCGCCCCGGGTGAAAAAGCGTTTCCCAACGTTGGAGCACTTCGTGGAGACCGGTTTACTGTTGGAGAACGAACTGGTGATATTCCAGAGTCTGAATACGAAATTTCCGAAGCCCAGCAAGCATTGGTTGCCAATCGTGTGGGCGTCGAGTATAGTAACTCGGGCCAGAAAGGAAGGTCGGATTCGCGATGACTTTGCCGTAAAGACATTGATAGACGAGCTAAACAAGTTTCGTGGTCTTTGCGGTAGTCTCATGCACTATGATACAATTAGCATTCCTTTAGTATATACTCAG GTGGTAACCTTGGCTGTGTACACGTACTTTTTAACGAGCGTGATGGGACGGCAATGGGTGCAGAATTCGTCGACGTCGACGATCGATCTCTACTTTCCAGTATTCACGACGCTACAGTTCTTTTTCTACATGGGTTGGCTAAAGGTGGCAGAGACGTTGATCAATCCATTCGGGGAGGACGACGATGACTTTGAAGTTAATTGGATAATCGATAGGAACTTGCAG GTGAGCTACCTGATTGTCGACGAGATGCATCACGAACATCCAGAATTGATACGAGATCAGTATTGGGACGAAATATTCCCGACGGAGCTTCCGTACACCGCGGCGGCTCAGCCCTTCCGCGAAGAACACCCTCAGCCATCGACGGCTGGTATCCAATTATCCGCAGCCCAGCAAGAACTTCAACCCTCCTCGGTGAGAATCGACGAAATGGCCGGGGATTATCAACAAAAATTCCAACCGGACGTAGCCGACGATGCTGCGTCCGGCATACATTTTACAGCTACTGGTAAAATGTCAAG GAGCACCACTGAAAGTGGCAAAATAGCAAG AAGCGCTAGCAGAGTGAGCACTCGAGATCGCACTCTAAGCGGAGGATCCACTCCCAGTAACCTGGGTGGTTCTCTGACCAGAGTGAATAGCGTGACTAGCGTGTTGAAGCGATTGTTCAGCAAAGAAGACAGACCAGACGGTGGTGTATCGAGCGGTATCAAGACACCAGGAAGACTCGCGAATTCTAGTTCCTCTGCTTCGTTGCAGAATCGACTAGTCG GCCCAGGTGGTTCTATGAGGATTGGCGTGATCAAAGAGGAAGCGGACGAGCAGATGACCCTAACGTCGATGAAGTCAGACAAAAGGCCTCACGTGCAGAGTATATTTTCGCCTGGTCCTCCGCCTCCAACTGCTCCAATGGCTGTTCCTGGTACAGAATATTGTCGAAACGGAGAAATATTTTCCACCAGCGCCCCAGCAACCGGTGTAGCAGACAATGGCGAAAGCGCGAACGAAAGAAGATACATACCTGGGCCAAG AACACAACGATCGACGCAGTCAGCACGATCGAGCATCGCTTACGAGCCAGCAACGAGTTACCCTGGTAGCGGTATTGCGGACGACCTAATTAGTACTCGTAGTTCCTCTTGTGCCACTACCGATTCCGACGACGAGTTCACGAAACTGAAGACGGAAAGAGAAAAGCAAAGGCGCGAGAAGGTAGTGCGAAGACTGGCCAGGAGTACCAGTGGACATAACAATTTAATTAGCGGACATTCGGCGAGTACTCTCGACGGAGAACACCTTTTGTTGTCGGAATTAGCGCATACCTCGCGTTTGTCCATGGGGCAAGAGGACCTCGATGATAAGATCGAGAGCGATCGACTTTAG
- the LOC117612090 gene encoding bestrophin-4 isoform X2 produces the protein MTVTYTAEVATCRGLGCFLKLLLRWRASIYKLVWLDLALFLFIYYSLSSIYRLLLDEHQKKIFEAVVAYCNEYSDLIPLSFVLGFYVSIVMTRWWNQYMVIPWPDSIAVFVSATIHGNDERGRLMRRTIVRYVCVCLTLVLAMVSPRVKKRFPTLEHFVETGLLLENELVIFQSLNTKFPKPSKHWLPIVWASSIVTRARKEGRIRDDFAVKTLIDELNKFRGLCGSLMHYDTISIPLVYTQVVTLAVYTYFLTSVMGRQWVQNSSTSTIDLYFPVFTTLQFFFYMGWLKVAETLINPFGEDDDDFEVNWIIDRNLQVSYLIVDEMHHEHPELIRDQYWDEIFPTELPYTAAAQPFREEHPQPSTAGIQLSAAQQELQPSSVRIDEMAGDYQQKFQPDVADDAASGIHFTATGKMSRSASRVSTRDRTLSGGSTPSNLGGSLTRVNSVTSVLKRLFSKEDRPDGGVSSGIKTPGRLANSSSSASLQNRLVGPGGSMRIGVIKEEADEQMTLTSMKSDKRPHVQSIFSPGPPPPTAPMAVPGTEYCRNGEIFSTSAPATGVADNGESANERRYIPGPRTQRSTQSARSSIAYEPATSYPGSGIADDLISTRSSSCATTDSDDEFTKLKTEREKQRREKVVRRLARSTSGHNNLISGHSASTLDGEHLLLSELAHTSRLSMGQEDLDDKIESDRL, from the exons ATGACAGTCACTTACACTGCCGAAGTTGCTACCTGTAGAGGTCTCGGTTGCTTTCTAAAATTACTCCTAAG ATGGCGAGCAAGCATATACAAGCTAGTCTGGTTGGACCTAGCTCTGTTCCTCTTCATATATTATTCTCTATCGAGCATATATCGATTGCTGTTGGACGAGCATCAAAAGAAGATCTTCGAGGCGGTGGTGGCGTATTGCAACGAGTACAGCGACCTAATACCACTGTCCTTCGTCTTGGGTTTCTACGTCAGTATCGTTATGACCCGATGGTGGAATCAATACATGGTGATACCCTGGCCAGACTCGATCGCAGTTTTCGTGTCAGCCACCATTCACGGGAACGACGAAAGGGGTCGACTAATGCGTCGAACCATCGTCAG GTACGTCTGCGTTTGTTTGACATTGGTGCTAGCGATGGTTTCGCCCCGGGTGAAAAAGCGTTTCCCAACGTTGGAGCACTTCGTGGAGACCGGTTTACTGTTGGAGAACGAACTGGTGATATTCCAGAGTCTGAATACGAAATTTCCGAAGCCCAGCAAGCATTGGTTGCCAATCGTGTGGGCGTCGAGTATAGTAACTCGGGCCAGAAAGGAAGGTCGGATTCGCGATGACTTTGCCGTAAAGACATTGATAGACGAGCTAAACAAGTTTCGTGGTCTTTGCGGTAGTCTCATGCACTATGATACAATTAGCATTCCTTTAGTATATACTCAG GTGGTAACCTTGGCTGTGTACACGTACTTTTTAACGAGCGTGATGGGACGGCAATGGGTGCAGAATTCGTCGACGTCGACGATCGATCTCTACTTTCCAGTATTCACGACGCTACAGTTCTTTTTCTACATGGGTTGGCTAAAGGTGGCAGAGACGTTGATCAATCCATTCGGGGAGGACGACGATGACTTTGAAGTTAATTGGATAATCGATAGGAACTTGCAG GTGAGCTACCTGATTGTCGACGAGATGCATCACGAACATCCAGAATTGATACGAGATCAGTATTGGGACGAAATATTCCCGACGGAGCTTCCGTACACCGCGGCGGCTCAGCCCTTCCGCGAAGAACACCCTCAGCCATCGACGGCTGGTATCCAATTATCCGCAGCCCAGCAAGAACTTCAACCCTCCTCGGTGAGAATCGACGAAATGGCCGGGGATTATCAACAAAAATTCCAACCGGACGTAGCCGACGATGCTGCGTCCGGCATACATTTTACAGCTACTGGTAAAATGTCAAG AAGCGCTAGCAGAGTGAGCACTCGAGATCGCACTCTAAGCGGAGGATCCACTCCCAGTAACCTGGGTGGTTCTCTGACCAGAGTGAATAGCGTGACTAGCGTGTTGAAGCGATTGTTCAGCAAAGAAGACAGACCAGACGGTGGTGTATCGAGCGGTATCAAGACACCAGGAAGACTCGCGAATTCTAGTTCCTCTGCTTCGTTGCAGAATCGACTAGTCG GCCCAGGTGGTTCTATGAGGATTGGCGTGATCAAAGAGGAAGCGGACGAGCAGATGACCCTAACGTCGATGAAGTCAGACAAAAGGCCTCACGTGCAGAGTATATTTTCGCCTGGTCCTCCGCCTCCAACTGCTCCAATGGCTGTTCCTGGTACAGAATATTGTCGAAACGGAGAAATATTTTCCACCAGCGCCCCAGCAACCGGTGTAGCAGACAATGGCGAAAGCGCGAACGAAAGAAGATACATACCTGGGCCAAG AACACAACGATCGACGCAGTCAGCACGATCGAGCATCGCTTACGAGCCAGCAACGAGTTACCCTGGTAGCGGTATTGCGGACGACCTAATTAGTACTCGTAGTTCCTCTTGTGCCACTACCGATTCCGACGACGAGTTCACGAAACTGAAGACGGAAAGAGAAAAGCAAAGGCGCGAGAAGGTAGTGCGAAGACTGGCCAGGAGTACCAGTGGACATAACAATTTAATTAGCGGACATTCGGCGAGTACTCTCGACGGAGAACACCTTTTGTTGTCGGAATTAGCGCATACCTCGCGTTTGTCCATGGGGCAAGAGGACCTCGATGATAAGATCGAGAGCGATCGACTTTAG
- the LOC117612090 gene encoding uncharacterized protein LOC117612090 isoform X3 yields the protein MASKHIQASLVGPSSVPLHILFSIEHISIAVGRASKEDLRGGGGVLQRVQRPNTTVLRLGFLRQYRYDPMVESIHGDTLARLDRSFRVSHHSRERRKGSTNASNHRQVVTLAVYTYFLTSVMGRQWVQNSSTSTIDLYFPVFTTLQFFFYMGWLKVAETLINPFGEDDDDFEVNWIIDRNLQVSYLIVDEMHHEHPELIRDQYWDEIFPTELPYTAAAQPFREEHPQPSTAGIQLSAAQQELQPSSVRIDEMAGDYQQKFQPDVADDAASGIHFTATGKMSRSTTESGKIARSASRVSTRDRTLSGGSTPSNLGGSLTRVNSVTSVLKRLFSKEDRPDGGVSSGIKTPGRLANSSSSASLQNRLVGPGGSMRIGVIKEEADEQMTLTSMKSDKRPHVQSIFSPGPPPPTAPMAVPGTEYCRNGEIFSTSAPATGVADNGESANERRYIPGPRTQRSTQSARSSIAYEPATSYPGSGIADDLISTRSSSCATTDSDDEFTKLKTEREKQRREKVVRRLARSTSGHNNLISGHSASTLDGEHLLLSELAHTSRLSMGQEDLDDKIESDRL from the exons ATGGCGAGCAAGCATATACAAGCTAGTCTGGTTGGACCTAGCTCTGTTCCTCTTCATATATTATTCTCTATCGAGCATATATCGATTGCTGTTGGACGAGCATCAAAAGAAGATCTTCGAGGCGGTGGTGGCGTATTGCAACGAGTACAGCGACCTAATACCACTGTCCTTCGTCTTGGGTTTCTACGTCAGTATCGTTATGACCCGATGGTGGAATCAATACATGGTGATACCCTGGCCAGACTCGATCGCAGTTTTCGTGTCAGCCACCATTCACGGGAACGACGAAAGGGGTCGACTAATGCGTCGAACCATCGTCAG GTGGTAACCTTGGCTGTGTACACGTACTTTTTAACGAGCGTGATGGGACGGCAATGGGTGCAGAATTCGTCGACGTCGACGATCGATCTCTACTTTCCAGTATTCACGACGCTACAGTTCTTTTTCTACATGGGTTGGCTAAAGGTGGCAGAGACGTTGATCAATCCATTCGGGGAGGACGACGATGACTTTGAAGTTAATTGGATAATCGATAGGAACTTGCAG GTGAGCTACCTGATTGTCGACGAGATGCATCACGAACATCCAGAATTGATACGAGATCAGTATTGGGACGAAATATTCCCGACGGAGCTTCCGTACACCGCGGCGGCTCAGCCCTTCCGCGAAGAACACCCTCAGCCATCGACGGCTGGTATCCAATTATCCGCAGCCCAGCAAGAACTTCAACCCTCCTCGGTGAGAATCGACGAAATGGCCGGGGATTATCAACAAAAATTCCAACCGGACGTAGCCGACGATGCTGCGTCCGGCATACATTTTACAGCTACTGGTAAAATGTCAAG GAGCACCACTGAAAGTGGCAAAATAGCAAG AAGCGCTAGCAGAGTGAGCACTCGAGATCGCACTCTAAGCGGAGGATCCACTCCCAGTAACCTGGGTGGTTCTCTGACCAGAGTGAATAGCGTGACTAGCGTGTTGAAGCGATTGTTCAGCAAAGAAGACAGACCAGACGGTGGTGTATCGAGCGGTATCAAGACACCAGGAAGACTCGCGAATTCTAGTTCCTCTGCTTCGTTGCAGAATCGACTAGTCG GCCCAGGTGGTTCTATGAGGATTGGCGTGATCAAAGAGGAAGCGGACGAGCAGATGACCCTAACGTCGATGAAGTCAGACAAAAGGCCTCACGTGCAGAGTATATTTTCGCCTGGTCCTCCGCCTCCAACTGCTCCAATGGCTGTTCCTGGTACAGAATATTGTCGAAACGGAGAAATATTTTCCACCAGCGCCCCAGCAACCGGTGTAGCAGACAATGGCGAAAGCGCGAACGAAAGAAGATACATACCTGGGCCAAG AACACAACGATCGACGCAGTCAGCACGATCGAGCATCGCTTACGAGCCAGCAACGAGTTACCCTGGTAGCGGTATTGCGGACGACCTAATTAGTACTCGTAGTTCCTCTTGTGCCACTACCGATTCCGACGACGAGTTCACGAAACTGAAGACGGAAAGAGAAAAGCAAAGGCGCGAGAAGGTAGTGCGAAGACTGGCCAGGAGTACCAGTGGACATAACAATTTAATTAGCGGACATTCGGCGAGTACTCTCGACGGAGAACACCTTTTGTTGTCGGAATTAGCGCATACCTCGCGTTTGTCCATGGGGCAAGAGGACCTCGATGATAAGATCGAGAGCGATCGACTTTAG